Part of the Virgibacillus necropolis genome, CAAGTAAGTATGACCATTCAATGAAGCATTTCCTTCATCAAATACCCCTTCTGTATATTCAGCACGAACATCTTTAGGGAATAAATCATCTAGCTCATGGACCAAATCAAGGTCAACCAATTCGTTGATAGTGAATGCATCTGTGCTAAAAATGTCTGGTAAACTTTTATCTGAAATTGCTGCCTGATATTCTGCTTCACTCGATTCCACATTCAAATTGTTAAGTTCTATTTTTATGTCAGGATGTTCCTTTTCAAATGCTTCTATCAGCTTTGGAAAATAGCTTCTTCCAGCAGCAACGTTATTCCACAACTCCAATACTGTTTTGCCTGAGTCATCTGCACTATTAGAAGCTTCACTTTGACAACCCATAAGGGTGAAGAAAATCATTAGGGAAAAACAAACAATTAAAATGAACTTTTTCATCACTATTGCCCCTTTTATATTGTATTTTAAAAGCTTGTTACCTTTGTTTTACCTGTCTTTTTCAAATAGACTCTCCAGGATATCGCCCACTTTTCCGGATTGTCCAAGTAATCCCTTTCATCCATCTTATGAATAACACTGTTGTACGGAGCGTTTTTAACTTTTTCTGGTTCTTCGTAGGCTTCTTTCGATATTTGTGTTAATGCTGCAACATATTCATCAAGATCTTCTTTTGAATAGGATTCTGTTGGTTCAAGCGTAAATGGTTGCGGTACAATGTAAGGATGATGGCTGGTCCAATAATGGAGACCAAAGTCTGGCATCCTTCGTTGTACATCTTCTGTCGTAACACCAGTATCCTCAGTCATTTTCTCCCAGCTGTAGCGAACCTGTTCAAATCTATTACCAATCACATAAGGAGCTGAGGCCCCCTTGATTTTTAGGATTTTATGATAGAGATAATTACTATTTAAAACAGCGGTTTGAGCTACTTGTTTCAACCCTTCTGGTCCTAAACTACGTATCCATGAATAGGCTCTTATCATTGTCTGCGGTACACCATGGAATGACCTAACTTTACCGACACTATTTTTCATGTCATCTTCTAAGAAGTATGTATCCCCGTTGTAAGCAACGATCGGTGCTGGCAAAAATTCCTTTAGCTCTTCCACAACGCCCAAAGCTCCAGTTGCTGGTCCTCCACACATATGCGGGGCAGCAAAGGTCTTATGCAGATTAAAGAAACACATATCAAAACCGGCTTCTTTTGCTCTTGTTATACCCAATAAGCCGTTTGCGTTCGCCTGGTCGTAGTAACAGATTCCACCGGCCTCATGAACAACATCTGTAAATTCTTTTATCTGTGGGTTAAAAATCCCCGTATCTTCCGGGTTGGCAACAACAAAACCTGCCGTCCGCTCGGATACCACATTTTTCAGGTCTTCTAATTTAGGAAAACCATCCTCATCAGGTTGAAGTGTTATAATTTTGTAACCTTTAACAATCGCAGTTGCTGTCTGACCGGGATGTGAGAACATTGTTGTTATAATTTCATCCCTTTGTTCCGCCTCACCATTTGAATCATGTATTGCCCGAACAATGGAAGCCATTGTAAATAATGCTTGCGTTCCACCACTTGGTTGAAAAGAGAAATAATCCATCCCTGAAATTTCCCTCATTGCCAAATCTAATTGATAAATTAGACCCAATACTCCCTGAACTGTACTTTCATCCTGAAGTGGATGCAGTTCAGTCAATTTAGGGTTGCGAATTAGAAATTCATTGATTTTTGGAATGTACTTCATCGTACACGTTCCTTGTCCAATTTCTATATTTATATCCGAACCCAGTGTTTGTTGTGATAGACGTAGATAATGTCGCAACACTCTTGCTTGCGAAACTTCCGGTAGGTTTGGCGATTTCTTCCTTGCCATTTTTGAAGGAATCTTTGATACTCCATCCCCAACTTTCGATACAATCCCCTCCTCTGCCTCTGGAATCATCACACCTCTTTCCCCTGATTGATGTAGTTCGAATATAATCGGTTCATCCCATTTTGCTTGATGAAAATTTCGTACTTTGTAGTCCCTATTAATCGGTTTCATATACTCCCCACCCCTTATTATGTTATTTGTCAATTATTCAACGACATCCTGTATTGCTTTCACTAATTTGTCAATATCATTTTTTGAATGAACTTCCGTAACACAATACAATGCACTTTGGCCGAGCTCAGGAAATGATTCAGATAAATCCATTCCTGCGAAAATCCCCTCTTTAAGAAGATGTTGATGAATTTCTTCTACTGATTTTCCAGTTCCGTTAAAATCAATCACAAATTCCTTGAAGTTTAACGAGTTAAAACGTGAAGATGTAACCCCTTTCAATTTTGACAATTGCTCTTGCGCATATTGAGAGTTTTGCAAGATTGTCTGACCCAATTCATACATCCCATTTGGACCCAAGAGAGACAAATATACCCCAGCAGTAATTCCCCATAAAGCCGTCTGAGTACCTACCGATTCTTTGCCGTTTAACCTGTCATAAAGTGATGTTCTTTCAAAAGTAATATCACCAAAACCATATTCTCCCTCTACTTCTGTTGGAACAATCCCGAACAACCGTGAAGGATATTCTTGAACGTACTTTTCTTCATCCCGTGTTGCTATAAATCCTGCCTGTCCTCCTCCGTAGTTCATATGCATACCCAGGGGCTGTAAATCACCGCAAACAATATCTGCCCCGTATTGACTTGGCGTCTCTATTACCCCTAATGAACTCGGATCAACACCGACAATACTTAGAGCACCTAATTCGTGGCAAAGTTTTGAAATCTCATCACCTTTTTCTTCAATAAAACCAAGAAATGAAGGATTTTCAAAGTAGACTGCCGCTGTATTTGTGGAGACTTTTCCCTTTAAATCCTTCATATCTAGTTGTCCTGATGATGATTCATAATCCACTACTTCACATACTATATCTGGGGAACAATAATTTTTTATAATTCGTAATTTATCAGGATCAATTGTTCTAGGTAATAGAACTTCATTACGCCCGGTAATACGACAAGCCATTCGTAATGAGGTTGAAGCTGCTTGGGCCCAATCAAATGTTGGTACATTTACCACTTCCATATCAACCAATTCTGCAACTAAACTTTGGTATTCAAAAAGCGCCTGAATCCTTCCATGATCCTCATACGGTTCTCCTGCATATGCGGTTAAAAATTCGGATCTTTGATTGACTTCATCGCATACAGCGGGTACGAAATGTTGCCAACATCCAGCCCCCATAAAATTGGTGTTTTCATCGCAGTTCTTATTTAAATTAAGTGATGATTCAATTTCCTTTCGCAGTTTAAATTCTGTTAATGATGAAGGGATATTCATTTTATCTTTAAGAATTAAACTTTCGGGAATCCCTTCATAAAGTTCATCAATATTTTCTAATCCTATCTCTTCAAGCATTTCCTTTTGTACCTCTGGAACTGTATTTGGGATATAAGGATGCGACACATTTTCTTCTCTTGCCATGACAATACTCCTCCTTTAATTATTATGCTAGGCCTCCACCATCAACGGGTAAAACAGTTCCCGTAATCCAGGAAGATAGACCACTCGATAAAAATAAAACGGCATTTGCAATATCATTAGGGGTTCCTAACCTCTCCAATGGCCGACCTTTAGCTGATGAAGTTAAAAACGACTTTTCGTCCAGATTCAGTTGTCGTGCTTCATCTTTTAATAGTGCCGTTTCGGTATCTCCTGGACAAACACAGTTAACCCTAATATTTTGTACCCCATGGTCGATTGCCATTGCACGAGTCAAGTTGACAACTCCAGCTTTAGCCGCGCAATAAGCAGCTGCATTATCTCCGCCCTTCAAGCCCCATCCTGAACCTGTGTTAATGATACTTCCGCCACCGCCTTTTTCCATAACGGGTATGACATATTTTGATAACAGGTAAACCCCTTTTAAGGATACGTTAACTACTTGATCCCAATCCTCTTCCTCAAGCTCGACCACATTCCGTCTACGAATAACTCCGGCATTATTAAAGAGAACATCAATTCGGCCAAATTCCGATTCAATTTCGGATGTTACCCTTTTACAGTCTTCTGAGGAAGTAACATTACATTTTTTAAAGCTTGCCTTCCCACCTTTCTCAACGATATTGGCGGCCATTTTTTTCCCTAATTCATTGATATCCAACATCAAAACGTGTGATCCAAATTCGGCCAACCGTTCTGCAGTAGCCAAACCAATACCTGATGACGCCCCTGTAATAACGGATACTTTATCTTTTAAATCGAAAACCTCTTGATTATTTGTCATTTTTTATCTCCCTTCCTATGTTTACTATCAGTGTTACGCAATTAGTTAATTAACTTAATTAATGTATTAGCTAATACTTTAATGTAATCTGAAAACAATGTCAACACAAAATTTGAAATTGTTTTAATTTTAATTTTAATTTATTGTAATATCCTTATTTAATTAAGATTAGAAACCGTTCCAACTCACCAGCTTGCAAAAAATGTTTTCTTAAAATTTACAATTTACCTTTAAATAAGATATGCTATATTTAGTTAAATTAATTAATTTGTTACTTAGAGGTGGATAAAATTGTTAAAACATGTTGTTACTGGAAGTTTTCAATTAATGAAATCACTAAATCGTTCCGCAATCTTGAATAAAGTTCGGGAAGATGGACCGATTTCAAGAGCAAAAATCGCCAAACAAACGAAACTCACTCCTCCTACTGTGAGCAAAATTGTCAAGGAATTATTACAATCTGAAATAATTATTGAAAAAAACCAAGGGGAATCTCTCCGGGGGCGAAAACCAACTATGTTGGTAATTAATGCTAGCAACTTCCACATAATTGGCCTTGACATTGGTCCAAAAAAGCTTCATGTAGTGCTAGCAGATTTGGATGCGAACCTCGTTGAAAAGTACCAAACAATAATCCCTCAAAAAATTACTAATGATGGATTGCTCACACTAATGAAGGAAAGCATTAATCATGTTATTTCCAAGAGGCATATTGATAAAAAAAAGCTAATTGGGATTGGTGTCGGAATGCATGGAGTGGTAGATGTCGAAAAAGGTGTCTCGCTATTTGCTCCTATACTGCAACTAAGAAATATTCCAATCAAAAAATTCCTTGAAAAAGAATTTGAACTGATTGTAAAGGTTGAAAACGATGCCCGTGCGATGGCTCTCGGGGAAGCTTGGTTTGGGTATGGAAGTGGAGTAAATTCGATTATTGCTATTAACGTAGGTCGTGGCGTAAATGCTGGAATCATTATTAATGGAGAATTGTATCATGGTGAACATTTTATTGGTGGTGAAATTGGACATATGACGATAGATATTGATGGGCCAAGGTGTAGTTGCGGTAATTACGGATGCTTACAGAGCTTTGCAACAGGGCCAGCTATTGCTACTAGGGCTAAGCATGAAATCGCAACAGGGAGGGTTAGTATCCTTAGCCAGTGGGTGGATAATGATCTTGAACTTATAGACGGAAAAATGATTCATGAGGCCGCTAAAAAAGGAGATTCACTAAGTATTGAGATTTTATCGCAAGCAGGAAGGTATTTAGGAATCGGATTAACCAATTTAATCCATACTTTAAACCCAAGTAGAATAATCATCGGGGGAGGTGTTTCCAAGGCAGAAGATTTTATAATGGACAGTGTGAAACAAACCATTCACGAACGTGTATTAGAGCAATCTGCAAAACAAACGGAAATTTTACTATCAAAATTGGGTGACTATGTAACCGCAATCGGTGCTGTTTCTCTCCTCCTTGTAGAGGTTTTTCCACCAGACCAACAAAGCAGAACATCCATAGTTCTATAGACCTTTATTTTTATCCCAATCTTGATTGATGATTTGAAAATAAGCACCGGGCAGAAGGTGGCCTTTAGGAAGAGGAGGATGTGCATAGTACGCCCCTGATATCGTTCCCTGCCACACCGTAAGGACTGGGCGCCCATAGTAGGATTGTACTTTAAAATCTCTATTTTGTGTGCATGAATCAGACGGCCTGAACCAGACTGGGTTACCCGCCTGATCCATAATCAGTGAGCCTGCCTGCCCAATCATAGGTGTCTCGTACAACTCATATGGCGCAACGAATATGAGACCGGGAGCTGTTCCAGGTTTATTCACATTTACGGTAGTCTTCATGGGATGCAGGTCAGTTACGTCTGGAATGAATTCATAAAAATAATCCAAAACTCATCTCCTCATAAAAAACTGTGACCCATTTATTAATCATCCTACTTAATTTACATGAAAGGGTTACATATTTAACTTATGGAAAGGAAATTGATTTGGTTATAAAGATTATCTGGAAAGATGAAAATCAAACAAGTTACTCACGTCTTACATTATTGAGTTGCCTTGATTTTATTTCAAAGCCATAATCAGGTTTTTTATGGAATATAACCACGAAATAAGGAATGACGCTCGCCTTTTAAGCTTTGTATTCACTCACTTTCAGTTCCACGCCCTTTTCTTTCAAAAAACTATCAATTTGTTGCCTATGATGATTGTCATGCCAGATAAACGCAGCTATATAGCTAAAAACAGAATGCGGGTAGCCTGAATACTCATCCACTTCTTCACCATTCAGTGAAAATGCAGCAAAAAGTTCTTCTTCATTCTTTTTCTTTAAATCTGATACAAGCTGCGTTCTTTCTTCCAGTTGTTTACGAAGCAGGTGTTGATGTGAGACACCTGACAATGCATAACTTGCTGCTTGGTTATTAAGCGTCTCGATATCAATACTTTCGATGGCAGCATTTGCTTTCATTTGCGGTAACATTTCTTCACGTATGTAGTTGTCCCAAAATGATATATGACTGACAATCTCAGCAATAGACCATTTCCCTTCAGCAATCGGCTCAAAGAATAGAGTTACTTCCACTTTTTCTATCGAATTCACAAAGAGATTAAACTTTTCAAAGTCGTTAATTAGATCTTCTGTCGTGTACATTATTATTCCCCCATCCGTCTATTATCGTTTATCTGTATGCGCATATAGTGTATTATAACAGATTTGGACTTTTAAGAATATTTTTATATATAACACCACAAACCCACGTATCATACTGGATACGTGGGTTTTTTATAATCATCTAACTTTCCTTAACCTTCAACGCTCTACCAATATACTGATAAATTTCTGCATCCATTCCATATTGTAAATCATTCCCTGGATTCTCCATATGGAATTTCTCTGCTGCTTTCTGGAGGTTTGGTTCATTCGCTGTGAAGGCGTTTGCTAGTTCACTCCATTGTCGGGCCAAATCCTGAACGTTACTATCCGTTGTAGGAGTTCCTTTTTGCATGTGGATACGTAGCTTTTCCAAAATTGCATTAAAATCCTGTTCCCGTTTTTTTAAAGTTTCAGCATCTATTTTTCCATACTCGTTTTTCATTTTATCTAACTGCTCTTTCGTAAAATAATTTTCCTGATTCATCTTCATCACCCCTAATAAGTTAGTTAAATCTTCACCAGACAAGGACCCTTTGTTTTGACATAGACTCCATACACTTTCTAACTCTTTCAACAGAATTTGCTGCTTAGAAATGTCTTCTTTCATACGAGTTATTTGAATTTCCAATACTTCCGGAAGACTGTAACTAGCGCTCCCGTTCAGAACAGCATGTATATCCTCCAACGATAACCCAAGTTGTTTTAATGAGAGAATTTGCTGCAGCTTCGAGAGATCTGGCTTGTTATAAAGTCGATGTCCCGATTCAGAATGATCTGATGGAGAAAATAATTTAATTTGATCATAATACCGTAACGTTCGAATCGTTAAACCTGTTAGTTCAGCCAGCTCTCCTACCTTCCAGTACTTATCCATATCATCCCTCCTTTCATAGTATCGATTTAATCTCATCAGGCTGAAACAAGTACGTTCTCCCACATATATGACAGCATGTATCCATCGACCTATCATCATCAACGGCCTCCATTAAATCTTCCCTATCTAATGAAAGCAGTAGCCCATAGAACATTTCCTTGGAACAACCGCATGAGAATTGAACCTGACTTTGACCTATGATTTCAATATCGCTGAAATAGTTCCGTAATTCATTTTGGGTTTCTTGAATGTCCATGTTTGTTTGCTTCTGAAAAAAACTTGAGTTTGTATCAAGTATCTCCCTAATATCATGCAGTAAATGGACTGGTGCACCTGGTAGCAATTGAGCATACATGGCATAGCTACCCAAGACAGTGTTTTCATTATTTAATGCCAGATTTGTTTCAATAAATGTTTCCACTTGCTCACTTTGCTTAAAATAATGGGATAAATCATCATCAATGGTCTGGTAAGGCATATCTGTAATTCCCGTGAATTGATTCATATTCGAACCCTTAATCATACGGATAGAAGCATTTTTGCCAATAAGGTCCTGTACGGAAGCACTCTTTTCATCTATACCGTGCATAAGACTTTCATTTGCATAGCCCCGTACATTTCCATGTGCATCTATATCGGCAAAAATTTTATACGCCGGATTACTCATCGAAACCGTAACACTGATTCTCTGCTCTCCTTTTATTGTTGCAGTCAGCAGACTAACACCGGATATCAGCTTACCGAGTGCAACATTCAGCACCCGATGATTACCCTGATTTAAATGGATAATCTCATTCATCATCGCTGTATTGTCCAACAAAAACAAACGCACTTGTTTATCATAAACCAACGTTTTTATGATTGTATCTTTCATGTGAAGCATCCTTCCCATACGTAATGTAACTCCATTGATTACACTATAAATCATTACCTTACGTAAGGTGCAAGTAAAATATAAAATTTATTTACTGCGGACACGGGGTCTGACCCCTTTGTCGTCCATCTGAGCAAATACCTTGAACCTGAAATAAATGAATTCTATTATGGATGTTAATGCAGAGTCAGCGAAAGGATGATTATAAATGAACAAAGATAAATTATTTTCAACTTTAGAAATAAAAAATAAAACACTTAAGAACCGTTATGTAGTTGCTCCCATGACCCGGATTAGTGCAGAAAAAGATGGACGGGCCAATGAGACAATGAAACGTTATTATGAGCGCTTTGCGAAGGGTGGTTTCAGTGCTGTCATCACAGAAGGAATTTACCCGGACGAAAGCTACAGTCCAGGCTATTATAATCAACCTGGCCTTGCGAATGATGATCATGTTGAGGCTTGGAAACCTATCGTTGAAACCGTTCAAAACCACGGTTCTCTGATAATCGCACAACTCATGCATGCAGGAGGTCAAAGCCAAGGGAATGCACATACAGATGAAACAATTGCACCTTCCGCAATCGCTCCAAAAGGCGAACAACTCGGCTTCTACGGTGGTTCTGGTCCATTCCAAACACCTAAAGCAATGACAAAGGATGATATTAACCAGGCAAAAGATGCTTTCGTCCAAAGTGCCATCCGTGCAAAAGATGCTGGATTTGATGGCATCGAACTACATGGTGCTAATGGGTATTTATTAGATCAATTCTTAACGGATTATTTAAATCACCGGGAAGACCAATATGGCGGTTCACTTGAAAACCGTATCCGGCTAATGCTTGAGGTGATAAACGAAGTACGAGCAGCAGTAGGTCCAGATTATATGATTGGAATTCGTATTTCTCAAATCAAGGTTTCCGATTCAGAACATAAATGGACAGATGGTGAAAAAGATGCAGAATCCATCTTCACGGCACTTGGTAAGACTTCGCTGGACTACATTCACGTAACAGATGGTGATGCAACAGCACCCGCATTTGGTGAAGGAACTCGAACGCTTGCGCAGGCAGCTAAAGATTTTGGAAAGCTACCTGTTATTGCAAATGGTAAACTTGGAGAACCAGTAAAAGCGGAGAAATTATTAGCGGATGGTCATGCAGATTTGATTTCACTAGGCACAAGCGCACTCGCAAATCCAGATCTGCCTAATAAAGTTGCTGAAGAAAAAGAGTTAACGAAATTTGACTTTGCAAACACGCTACTCCCTCAAGCTGAAATTAAAGATCATGAGGTTGAGATGGAATTAGTAGAGTAATTATTAAAGCCGTTCCTGGTTTGGGAGCGGCTTTTTTTGTGGTTAAATTAAAAGTGATGCAATTTCAGATTTCAGATTTGCACTCATCAAACATAATTTTATTTCGGAAGATTTAGTTGCCATGAAACACCGAACCGATCATTTACCCAACCAAACTTCTTACTAAAACCATAGTCATCTAACGGCATGAGGGCTTCTCCATCCATCAGGAGTTTCTCATAAAGATTGTTGAGCTCTTCTTCAGAATCACAAGTGACATAGATCGAGAACGAAGGTGTAAAAGAAAAATCATGCTTCACATGACTGTCAATGCACATATATTCTTGTCCTTTTAAAGAAAAGATCGCATGAAACACCTTTCCTTCCTCTCCAGCTTCATTCGCTCCATAACGCGTGATGCTCTTGATTTCGGAATCCTCAATGCTCGATGTATAATAATTCATTGCTTCTTCTGCGTTGCCATCTTGGAACATTAAAAATGGTGTAACCTTTTCCATTATAAATCGACTCCTTTCCTATGTTTTCTTAAGTTTATCACATACGACTGCTAAGAGCTTCTTTCCTATTGTTCAAAAATGGAATGGGAGCTGAACCTTCTTACGAGAGTGTGTCCATTATCTTAATATCCAACTATCTATTTAAATTGCGTAGTTTTATTGATTATTTTGCTATAGATAGTTGTAACCTTCTTTATTGTTTCACGCTTTAGGAAATAACTAATACGGAGTAAAATGCAGGAAATTAAAGACTCCTCTTTTAAAAGGGCAGCATTTTCGAACTGTACGTTCTATATGTACAAAAATAACTGAATATACTGTTTGGGTTATGCAAAGAATAGGGATATAGTTTAAAAGTCGTTGTTTTTTAAAAAGGAAATAATAGCAATAAGTATAAAAGGAGTGCTTTACATATGTTTAGCTTCAAATGGAAAAGATTAGGGATAATTGCTGGTTTATCTTTATCTCTTGTAGCTGCTGGTTGTGGACAAGAAGATACTGCGAATGACGGTGGAGATAAGGCAACCACAAATGTTAGTGAGGAATTGGAATATACAATTACTGGTATTGAGCCTGGTGCTGGGCAAACAGAGACAACGAATAAGACTATATCTGAATATGAAAGTCTCGCTGGTTGGGAACAAAAAACGTCTTCATCAGGGGCAATGTTAACACAGTTAGGTGATGCTATTAACAACGAAGAACCGATTATTGTTGCTGCATGGTCGCCCCACTATATGTTTGCTAAATGGGATCTAAAGTATTTAGAAGATCCTAAAGGTATCTTTGGTGAAGAGGAATACATTACAACAATCGCTAGAAAAGGCTTAAAAGATGACATGCCTAAGGCTTATACGATTCTTGATCGCTTCCACTGGGAACTATCAGAAATGGAATCTGCCTTGCTTAAAGCCCAAGAAATGAATTTTGATTTTGAAGCAGTAGCCCAAGAGTGGGTGGATGAGAACCAGAAAACAATTGCAGAATGGACAGAAGGTGTAGATTCTGCAGATGGTACCTCTTTAAAATTAGTTACAACTCCTTGGGACACAGAACAATTTTCAGCGAATGTAGCTAAAATTGTATTGGAACAACAAGGATTCGATGTTGAGCTTACATCAGTTGATCCGGCTATTATGTTTGAATCAATTGCTTCGGGTGAGGCTGATGCTTCACTTTCTCCATGGATGCCTGCAACACATGGTGCTTTCTATGAGGAGTATGAAGGTCAATTTGAAGATCTAGGAGCAAACGTAACAGGTGCCCGGATTGGGTTAGCTGTACCATCCTATATGGACATCGATTCGATTGAAGATCTTAAACCTGCAGAGTAAGTAACCTTAATAGTTATACGAAACGGTATGCTCCCCATTAGCTTGATGGGGAGTATTTATTATGTATAAAAGAGCTTACTCCATAGCTCAAGAATTAATCAAGAAGATGAACTTCATCATCCACATGAATATCACCTGTTTTTATCACAGAAGCATAAACGCCAAAATTATTTTTTCTTTCTTTTATAACCGTTTTATGCAAACTTGAATCTCGTTCAGCATTATCAGGATTAACGGTAATAATCATACATCTTTTACAATGTCCTACTAATTGAATTTCTACTTCGCTTCCTATTTTTATCCGTCTGCCAATCCATTCTTCTTCAATAAACGATACTTTGTCTTTTAATGAAATAAATAAATTAGGACGAAAACGCCGAAAATCAACCTCATCTTTCCCCCACATTTCTTCCAAATTATCTATTGAAGCATCTGTTACAAGCTGAATGTGTTCTACTGCAATTGGTCCAATCGGCACGTGTGAAGGCGTATATTCAATAGTAGAAATTGCTCGGTTCGATTTGTTTTCCATTTCTTTAATTAATTCCGCGTCTTCCCAATCAAAAACCTTCCCCTCAGGTGTCATGACTTCCACTTTCGGATATGCCTCCATCGATTCTTCTCC contains:
- a CDS encoding glycine betaine ABC transporter substrate-binding protein, whose protein sequence is MFSFKWKRLGIIAGLSLSLVAAGCGQEDTANDGGDKATTNVSEELEYTITGIEPGAGQTETTNKTISEYESLAGWEQKTSSSGAMLTQLGDAINNEEPIIVAAWSPHYMFAKWDLKYLEDPKGIFGEEEYITTIARKGLKDDMPKAYTILDRFHWELSEMESALLKAQEMNFDFEAVAQEWVDENQKTIAEWTEGVDSADGTSLKLVTTPWDTEQFSANVAKIVLEQQGFDVELTSVDPAIMFESIASGEADASLSPWMPATHGAFYEEYEGQFEDLGANVTGARIGLAVPSYMDIDSIEDLKPAE
- a CDS encoding MOSC domain-containing protein, with protein sequence MLIGHMKEIVRHPVKSFSGESVQKSKIMDYGLYGDRSHAYLDESKKESFLTITYFPEMVRYKARFVGEESMEAYPKVEVMTPEGKVFDWEDAELIKEMENKSNRAISTIEYTPSHVPIGPIAVEHIQLVTDASIDNLEEMWGKDEVDFRRFRPNLFISLKDKVSFIEEEWIGRRIKIGSEVEIQLVGHCKRCMIITVNPDNAERDSSLHKTVIKERKNNFGVYASVIKTGDIHVDDEVHLLD